In one Pseudomonas tensinigenes genomic region, the following are encoded:
- a CDS encoding RloB family protein — protein MRVVSLFKSFDRKASRFKPQPKVLVLCEDSKSGKRYLEEAAFYFRARAQVEIVHCGVTHPSGIVERAVVRQKSFDKVFCVLDRDTHMCFERALNAAKSYPKIQVIASYPCFEFWLLLHFGYSRKPFSTAGKNSPADLVTKSLRAKPSMADYQKGKDVSYFAQLLGKPFQQARALAPKVLEDVALSGEHNPSTEIHLLMDEFEALSKPQPIDT, from the coding sequence GTGAGGGTCGTGAGTTTGTTCAAATCGTTTGATCGCAAGGCTTCCCGCTTCAAACCGCAGCCTAAGGTGCTGGTGTTGTGTGAAGACAGTAAGTCAGGGAAACGTTATCTGGAGGAAGCCGCGTTTTATTTTCGGGCCAGGGCCCAGGTTGAGATCGTCCACTGCGGTGTTACACATCCAAGCGGCATTGTTGAGCGAGCAGTCGTAAGGCAAAAAAGCTTCGATAAGGTGTTCTGTGTTTTGGATCGAGACACCCACATGTGCTTCGAGCGAGCGTTGAATGCGGCGAAGTCTTATCCAAAAATCCAAGTCATCGCATCTTATCCGTGCTTCGAGTTTTGGCTACTACTGCACTTTGGCTACAGTCGAAAACCGTTCAGCACAGCCGGGAAGAACTCTCCGGCTGATTTGGTGACCAAGAGCCTCAGAGCAAAACCCAGCATGGCTGACTATCAGAAAGGCAAAGACGTCAGCTACTTCGCTCAGCTACTCGGAAAGCCATTTCAGCAGGCAAGAGCGCTGGCCCCCAAAGTTCTTGAGGATGTCGCCCTCAGTGGCGAACACAACCCAAGCACTGAAATTCACCTATTGATGGATGAGTTCGAAGCCCTCTCAAAGCCCCAGCCGATTGACACATAA
- a CDS encoding BRO-N domain-containing protein — protein MSAQIQNSSSTHFTPTVFTRHNRFLHAFMQDHEAWFCVQDLGRLMGYPLNERLTLKLDPDQRRNVLLRKDGEIIDCAMVSESGLFALLVHHFVPENRHLRQWLSHEVIPMLRETQSSPAENHPSLSSMHWAGVTVPLLHWQQQAWVKWRDVPELMHGQRPYPVLGTCS, from the coding sequence ATGTCTGCGCAAATCCAAAATTCATCGTCGACCCACTTCACCCCCACCGTCTTCACCCGCCACAACCGTTTCCTCCACGCCTTCATGCAAGACCACGAAGCCTGGTTCTGTGTTCAGGATCTCGGTCGCTTGATGGGTTATCCGCTAAACGAACGCCTCACCCTGAAACTCGATCCCGACCAGCGTCGCAATGTCCTCCTGCGCAAGGACGGCGAAATCATCGATTGCGCGATGGTCAGCGAGTCCGGCCTGTTCGCCCTGCTCGTCCATCACTTCGTCCCGGAAAACCGCCACCTGCGCCAATGGCTGAGCCATGAAGTCATCCCGATGCTGCGCGAAACCCAATCGAGCCCTGCGGAAAACCACCCGAGCCTGAGTTCGATGCATTGGGCAGGCGTCACCGTACCGCTGCTGCACTGGCAACAGCAGGCGTGGGTCAAATGGCGGGATGTGCCGGAGTTGATGCACGGCCAGCGGCCATATCCAGTCTTGGGAACGTGTAGCTGA
- a CDS encoding glucan biosynthesis protein D, giving the protein MHRRNLLKASMAIAAYTGLSATGLLASRAWAANGGAADGEAQAFDFEALKRQAKQLAGSAYQDTKQVLPPTLATMTPQNFNAIRYDGEHSLWKENKGQLDVQFFHVGMGFRQPVRMYSVDAKTRTAREVHFRPALFNYENTSVDTQQLKGDLGFAGFKLFKAPELDRHDVLSFLGASYFRAVDATGQYGLSARGLAIDTYAKKREEFPDFTKFWFETPDKNATRFVVYALLDSPSATGAYRFDIDCQAERVVMEVDAHINARTAIEQLGISPMTSMFSCGTHERRMCDTIHPQIHDSDRLAMWRGNGEWICRPLNNPATLQFNAFADTDPKGFGLVQTDHEFANYQDTVDWYSKRPSLWVEPTTAWGEGSIDLLEIPTTGETLDNIVAFWTPKKPVAAGDSLNYGYKLYWSALPPVGTPLARVHATRSGMGGFTEGWAPGEHYPPVWARRFAVDFTGGGLDRLPQGTGIEPVVTCSNGKVQDFSVLVLDDIKGYRILFDWYPTNDSVEPVELRLFIRTNDRTLSETWLYQYFPPAPDKRKYP; this is encoded by the coding sequence ATGCACCGCAGGAATTTGCTCAAAGCGTCCATGGCCATTGCGGCTTACACCGGTCTTTCAGCCACTGGCCTGCTGGCCAGCCGTGCGTGGGCGGCCAATGGCGGCGCCGCCGATGGCGAGGCTCAGGCCTTCGACTTCGAAGCGCTGAAACGCCAGGCCAAGCAACTGGCTGGCAGCGCCTATCAGGACACCAAACAGGTGCTGCCGCCAACTCTGGCGACTATGACCCCGCAGAACTTCAACGCGATCCGCTACGACGGCGAGCATTCGCTGTGGAAGGAAAACAAGGGCCAGCTCGACGTACAGTTCTTCCACGTCGGCATGGGGTTCCGTCAGCCGGTGCGCATGTACAGCGTCGACGCCAAGACCCGCACTGCCCGCGAAGTGCATTTCCGCCCGGCACTGTTCAACTATGAAAACACTTCAGTCGACACCCAGCAGCTCAAGGGTGACCTCGGTTTTGCCGGCTTCAAGCTGTTCAAAGCACCGGAGCTGGATCGTCACGATGTGTTGTCGTTCCTCGGCGCCAGCTATTTCCGTGCGGTAGACGCCACTGGCCAATATGGCCTCTCGGCGCGCGGCCTGGCGATCGACACGTACGCGAAAAAACGCGAAGAATTCCCTGACTTCACCAAGTTCTGGTTCGAGACACCGGACAAGAACGCCACCCGATTTGTGGTGTATGCCCTGCTCGACTCGCCGAGTGCCACTGGCGCTTACCGTTTCGACATCGACTGCCAGGCCGAGCGCGTGGTGATGGAAGTCGATGCGCACATCAATGCGCGCACGGCGATCGAGCAATTGGGCATCTCGCCGATGACCAGTATGTTCAGTTGCGGCACCCACGAGCGCCGCATGTGCGACACCATCCACCCGCAGATCCACGATTCGGATCGTCTGGCCATGTGGCGCGGCAACGGCGAGTGGATCTGCCGTCCGCTGAATAACCCGGCGACCCTGCAATTCAATGCGTTTGCCGACACCGATCCAAAGGGTTTCGGTCTGGTGCAGACCGACCACGAATTCGCCAACTATCAGGACACCGTCGACTGGTACAGCAAGCGCCCGAGCCTGTGGGTAGAACCGACCACCGCGTGGGGTGAAGGCTCTATCGATCTGTTGGAAATTCCTACCACCGGCGAGACCCTCGACAACATCGTGGCATTCTGGACCCCGAAAAAACCGGTCGCTGCCGGGGATTCGCTGAACTACGGCTACAAACTTTACTGGAGCGCATTGCCGCCAGTGGGTACGCCGTTGGCCCGCGTACACGCCACCCGGTCCGGCATGGGCGGTTTCACCGAAGGTTGGGCACCGGGCGAGCATTACCCGCCAGTCTGGGCGCGCCGTTTTGCCGTGGACTTCACCGGTGGCGGTCTGGATCGATTGCCGCAAGGCACCGGGATCGAGCCGGTGGTGACGTGCTCGAACGGCAAGGTGCAGGACTTCAGCGTGCTGGTGCTGGATGACATCAAGGGTTACCGGATCCTGTTCGACTGGTACCCGACCAATGACAGCGTCGAGCCGGTGGAGCTGCGGTTGTTTATTCGCACCAATGACCGCACGTTGAGCGAGACCTGGTTGTATCAGTACTTCCCGCCGGCGCCGGACAAGCGTAAGTACCCTTGA
- the recJ gene encoding single-stranded-DNA-specific exonuclease RecJ, with translation MRIEPRQLPATLPFLGDLPPLLTRLYAARGVQSEAELDKSLARLIPFQQLKGIDAAVDLLVTALEQRQRILIVGDFDADGATASTVGMLGLRLLGAVHVDYLVPNRFEYGYGLTPEIVEVAMTREPQLLITVDNGISSVEGVAAAKRHGLKVLITDHHLPGDELPQADALVNPNQPGCEFPSKALAGVGVIFYVLMALRARLRSLGWYENTPQPNIGELLDLVALGSVADVVPLDANNRILVHQGLERIRAGRARPGIKAILEVAKRDAARITSTDLGFIVGPRLNAAGRLDDMSLGIECLLTADANLAREMAAQLDGMNQDRKSIEQGMQREALAQLKDLPVESMPFGLCLFDPEWHQGVIGILASRMKERYFRPTIAFADAGDGLLKGSGRSVQGFHIRDALSVVAAQHPNLIAKYGGHAMAAGLTLPQENFPLFAEAFDAEVRRQLREDDLTGRMLTDGTLAVEEFHLELARALRHAGPWGQHFPEPLFHGVFQLVEQRVVGERHLKVVLKSECGSLKLDGIAFGIDRDIWPNPTIQWVELAYKLDVNEFRGNETVQLMIAHIEPR, from the coding sequence ATGCGTATCGAACCTCGTCAACTGCCTGCCACTCTGCCTTTTCTCGGTGATCTGCCGCCGCTGTTGACCCGCTTGTACGCGGCGCGGGGCGTGCAGTCCGAGGCTGAGCTGGACAAGAGCCTGGCGCGGTTGATCCCGTTCCAGCAACTCAAGGGCATAGACGCAGCGGTAGACCTGCTGGTGACGGCGCTGGAACAGCGCCAGCGCATCCTCATCGTTGGTGACTTCGATGCGGACGGCGCGACGGCCAGCACTGTCGGCATGCTCGGTTTGCGCTTGCTCGGTGCGGTGCACGTCGATTATCTGGTGCCGAACCGCTTTGAATATGGCTATGGCCTGACTCCGGAAATCGTCGAAGTTGCGATGACCCGCGAGCCGCAATTGCTGATCACCGTCGACAACGGCATCTCCAGTGTCGAAGGCGTGGCCGCCGCCAAACGCCATGGCCTCAAAGTGCTGATCACCGATCACCACTTGCCCGGTGATGAGCTGCCGCAGGCCGATGCGCTGGTCAATCCGAATCAGCCAGGTTGCGAGTTTCCGAGCAAGGCATTGGCCGGTGTCGGGGTGATTTTTTATGTGTTGATGGCGTTGCGCGCGCGTTTGCGCAGCCTCGGCTGGTACGAGAACACGCCGCAGCCGAACATCGGTGAACTGCTGGATCTGGTGGCGCTGGGCAGCGTTGCCGACGTGGTGCCGCTGGACGCCAACAACCGGATTCTGGTGCATCAGGGCCTGGAACGGATTCGCGCCGGTCGCGCACGGCCGGGGATCAAAGCGATCCTTGAAGTGGCCAAACGAGACGCTGCGCGCATCACCTCCACCGATCTTGGTTTTATCGTCGGGCCGCGCCTGAATGCCGCCGGGCGTCTGGATGACATGAGTCTGGGCATTGAATGCCTGCTGACCGCCGACGCCAACCTGGCCCGGGAAATGGCCGCGCAACTGGACGGCATGAACCAGGATCGCAAATCCATCGAGCAGGGCATGCAGCGTGAAGCGCTGGCGCAGCTCAAGGACCTGCCGGTCGAGTCGATGCCGTTTGGTTTGTGCCTGTTCGATCCCGAGTGGCACCAGGGTGTGATCGGCATTCTCGCGTCGCGGATGAAAGAGCGTTATTTCCGTCCGACCATTGCTTTCGCCGATGCGGGCGATGGTTTGCTCAAGGGCTCGGGGCGTTCGGTGCAAGGCTTCCACATTCGTGATGCCTTGAGCGTGGTCGCAGCGCAGCATCCAAACCTGATCGCCAAGTACGGTGGCCACGCAATGGCCGCAGGTCTGACCTTGCCGCAGGAGAATTTTCCGCTGTTCGCCGAGGCCTTTGACGCTGAAGTGCGTAGGCAACTTCGCGAAGACGACCTGACCGGGCGCATGCTGACCGATGGCACGCTAGCGGTTGAAGAGTTCCACCTCGAACTGGCCCGCGCCCTGCGCCACGCCGGGCCTTGGGGACAGCACTTCCCGGAGCCGCTGTTTCATGGCGTGTTTCAATTGGTCGAACAGCGAGTGGTCGGCGAAAGGCATCTCAAAGTGGTGCTGAAGAGCGAATGTGGCTCGCTGAAGCTGGATGGCATTGCCTTTGGTATTGACCGCGATATCTGGCCGAACCCGACGATTCAGTGGGTTGAACTGGCTTACAAGCTCGACGTTAACGAGTTTCGGGGTAATGAGACGGTACAACTGATGATTGCCCATATCGAACCGCGTTGA
- a CDS encoding NADH:flavin oxidoreductase/NADH oxidase, whose protein sequence is MSLLLEPFTLRQLTLPNRIAVSPMCQYSSVDGLANDWHLVHLGSRAVGGAGLVFTEATAITADGRITAEDLGLWNDEQIEPLQRITRFITSQGAVAGIQLAHAGRKASTHRPWIGKHGSVKPDDGGWTPVGPSPIAFDPQHTQPKQLDEGQIADVIQAFVDAAKRALTAGFSVVEVHAAHGYLLHQFLSPLSNQRRDQYGGSFENRIRLVLQVTEAVRAVWPEELPVFVRVSATDWVEDGWNPDETVELARRLHTLGADLIDVSSGGTAANAEIPVGPGYQTRFAERVRKESGIATGTVGMITEPAQAEHILRTCQADIIFLARELLRDPYWPLHADDDLGGRKAVWPAQYQRATHRDQPIHESDLRD, encoded by the coding sequence ATGAGTCTGCTGCTTGAACCCTTCACCCTGCGCCAACTGACCCTGCCCAACCGCATCGCCGTCTCGCCGATGTGCCAATACTCGAGCGTCGACGGCCTGGCCAACGACTGGCACTTGGTACACCTCGGCAGCCGCGCGGTGGGCGGCGCCGGTCTGGTCTTCACTGAAGCCACGGCGATCACGGCCGACGGGCGGATTACCGCCGAAGACCTGGGCCTGTGGAACGACGAACAGATCGAACCGCTGCAACGCATTACCCGATTCATCACGTCCCAAGGCGCAGTCGCCGGTATTCAATTGGCCCACGCCGGGCGCAAGGCCAGCACCCATCGGCCGTGGATCGGCAAGCATGGTAGCGTCAAACCCGATGATGGCGGCTGGACTCCGGTCGGGCCGTCGCCGATTGCCTTTGATCCGCAACATACGCAACCGAAACAGCTCGACGAAGGGCAGATTGCCGACGTCATTCAGGCCTTTGTCGATGCTGCCAAACGTGCTTTGACGGCTGGTTTCAGTGTGGTTGAGGTGCATGCGGCGCATGGTTATCTGCTGCATCAGTTTCTTTCGCCGCTTAGCAATCAGCGCCGCGATCAGTACGGTGGTTCGTTTGAAAACCGTATTCGTCTGGTTCTGCAAGTGACTGAAGCGGTGAGAGCGGTCTGGCCTGAGGAGTTGCCGGTGTTTGTTCGCGTGTCGGCGACTGACTGGGTGGAAGACGGCTGGAATCCGGACGAAACCGTGGAGCTGGCGCGACGCCTGCACACTCTGGGCGCCGATCTCATCGACGTATCGTCGGGCGGGACGGCGGCCAACGCTGAAATTCCCGTCGGGCCGGGTTATCAGACGCGCTTCGCCGAACGTGTGCGCAAGGAGTCAGGCATCGCCACTGGCACCGTGGGAATGATTACCGAGCCGGCGCAAGCCGAGCACATTCTGCGCACCTGTCAGGCCGATATCATCTTCCTTGCTCGCGAGCTGCTGCGTGATCCGTACTGGCCGCTGCACGCGGACGATGATCTGGGTGGGCGCAAAGCGGTGTGGCCGGCGCAGTATCAGCGCGCGACTCATCGGGATCAGCCGATTCATGAGTCTGATTTGCGCGATTGA
- a CDS encoding YaeQ family protein, protein MAQPSTTYKFELNLTDLDRSVYESVKQTIARHPSETEERMTVRLLAYALWYNEQLSFGRGLSDVDEPALWEKSLDDRVLHWIEVGQPDADRLTWCSRRTERTSLLAYGSLRVWETKVIPAIKNLKNVNIAAVPQDVLETLAKDMPRVIKWDVMISEGTIFVTDDRGQHEVQLQWLQGERG, encoded by the coding sequence ATGGCCCAGCCGTCCACTACCTACAAATTTGAACTGAACCTCACCGACCTCGACCGCAGTGTCTACGAGAGCGTCAAGCAGACCATCGCCCGTCACCCTTCGGAAACCGAAGAGCGCATGACCGTGCGATTGCTGGCTTACGCCCTCTGGTACAACGAGCAGTTGTCGTTTGGCCGTGGTCTGTCAGACGTGGATGAACCTGCACTGTGGGAAAAGAGCCTGGACGACCGTGTTCTGCACTGGATCGAAGTCGGCCAGCCTGATGCCGATCGCCTGACCTGGTGCTCGCGTCGCACCGAACGCACCAGCCTGCTGGCCTACGGCAGCCTGCGTGTCTGGGAAACCAAGGTGATCCCGGCGATCAAGAACCTGAAAAACGTCAACATCGCTGCAGTCCCGCAAGACGTGCTGGAAACCTTGGCCAAGGACATGCCCCGCGTTATCAAGTGGGACGTGATGATCAGCGAAGGGACGATCTTCGTCACCGACGATCGTGGTCAGCACGAAGTCCAGTTGCAATGGCTGCAAGGTGAGCGCGGCTGA
- a CDS encoding AAA family ATPase, giving the protein MLIEFSVSNYRSFRDRQTLSMAASPRLSKTRNTFKASTSAEKLPELLKVAAIYGPNASGKSSLIRAMGIVGRLLATPRGSNDEALPVSPFRFDCTLSDAPSVFEYDFIQGGLRYRFVLGLTAQRIVQEQLTAYPKGKETLLYDRRFDAEGEHYLFGKTLDGGKEVHCAWRRLTSPTMLFIAQAVTHSSEELSQLRTPFSWFQTGLLVIEQNNMLGLSTASIRFLQMVKNHTSNLRDFLSALDIPVSAIQLDPDDASADLSNRKLTLKEFFAAAQRDKLTLTHSSISGDAQFDFSEESCGTKNLIGFWLPWFMMNQAGGSGILCVDELNSSLHPEIVADLIAKHLDSGLDTQLIFTTHDTHLMNEKILRRDQFWITERDAHGATSLFSVHDFGGRESEDVEKRYFEGRYRGLPLIRRG; this is encoded by the coding sequence ATGTTGATCGAATTCTCGGTATCCAATTACCGCTCATTTCGGGACAGGCAAACCCTGTCCATGGCGGCGAGCCCTCGTCTGAGCAAAACACGCAATACGTTCAAAGCCTCCACGAGCGCAGAAAAGCTTCCGGAGCTGTTGAAGGTTGCAGCTATTTACGGTCCGAACGCCTCCGGAAAGTCTTCACTGATTCGCGCAATGGGCATCGTCGGACGCTTGCTAGCGACACCACGTGGTTCAAATGACGAAGCTCTGCCCGTTTCACCTTTTCGATTTGATTGCACTCTGAGCGATGCGCCCAGTGTCTTTGAGTACGACTTTATTCAGGGCGGACTGCGCTATCGGTTTGTCCTGGGGCTGACCGCGCAGAGGATTGTTCAGGAACAACTGACTGCTTATCCGAAAGGTAAGGAAACACTGCTTTATGACCGCCGGTTTGATGCTGAAGGTGAGCACTACCTGTTTGGTAAAACCCTTGATGGCGGCAAGGAAGTGCATTGCGCCTGGCGCCGATTGACCAGTCCGACGATGCTGTTTATTGCACAAGCCGTCACTCATAGCAGCGAAGAGTTGAGTCAACTGCGCACTCCATTTAGTTGGTTTCAAACCGGTCTGCTAGTCATTGAACAAAACAACATGCTTGGCTTATCCACAGCCTCGATTCGCTTTCTGCAAATGGTGAAAAATCATACGAGCAACCTGCGCGATTTTCTCAGTGCGCTGGATATTCCTGTGTCTGCGATACAGCTCGACCCGGATGACGCCTCTGCAGACTTGAGCAACAGAAAACTGACCTTGAAGGAGTTCTTCGCGGCGGCTCAAAGGGACAAACTGACCCTCACGCATTCCAGCATTTCAGGCGATGCGCAGTTCGACTTCTCGGAGGAGTCTTGCGGAACCAAAAACCTGATTGGCTTCTGGTTGCCCTGGTTCATGATGAATCAGGCCGGTGGCAGTGGGATCCTCTGCGTCGACGAACTGAATAGCAGTCTTCATCCCGAAATCGTCGCTGACTTGATCGCAAAGCATCTGGACAGTGGGTTGGATACCCAACTGATTTTCACGACACACGATACCCACCTGATGAATGAAAAGATTCTGCGGCGTGACCAGTTCTGGATTACAGAACGTGATGCTCATGGCGCCACGAGCCTGTTTTCCGTACACGATTTTGGAGGCCGGGAAAGCGAGGATGTCGAGAAGCGTTACTTCGAAGGGCGTTATCGCGGGCTGCCGCTGATAAGGCGGGGGTGA